The DNA region CAACATGGCTTGAGCTCTTCAACCACGTGTAACCCGCATAGAGCTTCCATCCGTGCACCGGCGCATAGCTGGTGCACACTTCCACTCCGTAATTCTTTGCGTCGAACAGATTGTTCGTCGGCATGGGAGCTATGACGCGGACCGGCGGAGGTTCGGTTTCCAGCCAAGGCACACCCAGTGGACCTGCCCCCTGCACGTGATGGTAGATGTTATAAAAGGCAGCTACATCGATCGTGGTGCTAGTTGTCGGCTGCGCGCGATATCCGGCTTCATACGCGAGCAGGTCCTCGGACCGAAATTCCGGATTGCCCATCGAGGTGATTATTGTCGGAACCGGTCCGGGTAAAACCGCCACCGGCATTTCACTTCCCCGGTCGGAGAAGCTCGGTGTACGCACCGCTCGCGAGACCGCTGTCCAAACAGTATGTTGCGGTTTTAGCATCCATAGCACGCGAACCGTGGGCTGGGCATCAATGCCGCTGAAGTCATTGGACTCAAACTTCGATCCGAGCGTAAGTTTCAAATGGTTGGGGATGATGGCAATTTCGTCCTGCAAAAATCCGCTGAACAGCCGGAACGTCTGGTCCTGCGGCCGAACGGCAAGACTGAGACTGTTCTGTGACCGCTCCGAGAGCACGCGAAAATCGAAACCCGACACAAATTCATGCCGCCTGCCCATGCGCCACTGGTATTGTGCATCCAGATCAAAGGTGTGCTGCGTCATGCCGTAGACCGGGCTGAATTCGTGCGCGCGATCGTAATAAGCTTGCAAGGTGGATCGTGATCCTCCCGCCCAGGTTCGCTGCCATCGCAGTAGGACGTTACCTCCATCGATATTTCTTGGCAGGTTGAGATCTTGTTGGAACGGCGGCTGGGGAATAACGACTCCGAAAACCGGTGCGCCATTACCGGAGTAAATGTCTCCCGAAATCGTCAGCGAGTCCCGGTCGGAAACAGCCCAGTCGCTCCGAAAGCCGCCATGACTCAGGCCCCATCCGTTATGCATGTCAGCGCCGGTGGAATCCACGTAGCTGCCGCGATCGATGTATTTTGCA from Terriglobales bacterium includes:
- a CDS encoding TonB-dependent receptor; the encoded protein is MAAQQKPNLAELDIEDLMKIEVTSAAKKEQKLQMIPAAVYVITPEEIRRSGATSVAEVLRLVPGVEVARVNSETWAISIRGFNSWYSNKLLVMVDGRSVYLPTFSGVSWWSQDLVLEDIERIEVIRGPGASLWGSNAVNGVINIITKSSADTQGGMFSAGGGNEDHGSGVGRYGSRVGSKGTYRVFAKYIDRGSYVDSTGADMHNGWGLSHGGFRSDWAVSDRDSLTISGDIYSGNGAPVFGVVIPQPPFQQDLNLPRNIDGGNVLLRWQRTWAGGSRSTLQAYYDRAHEFSPVYGMTQHTFDLDAQYQWRMGRRHEFVSGFDFRVLSERSQNSLSLAVRPQDQTFRLFSGFLQDEIAIIPNHLKLTLGSKFESNDFSGIDAQPTVRVLWMLKPQHTVWTAVSRAVRTPSFSDRGSEMPVAVLPGPVPTIITSMGNPEFRSEDLLAYEAGYRAQPTTSTTIDVAAFYNIYHHVQGAGPLGVPWLETEPPPVRVIAPMPTNNLFDAKNYGVEVCTSYAPVHGWKLYAGYTWLKSSSHVDPAYAATAFVMMAPGENPVHQLQFRSLLSLPHAVEFDNFLYYVSRLPVQSVRAYVRWDVRFGWHPRSNLELSVGGQNLLSDRHTEFSPLIPLLSDGQVSRSIYGKLTWRF